TGACCGCCTGAGCAAAGGATGACCATCCTTGCTCGACACAGCGAGCCTGATAGTTGCTGTACGCCCGATCGACCGGATGGCGCATAATCATCAGAAGACGCACATCAGGCAATGCTTGAGCCATTCGTGGTATCGCGTCAAGTAGGCAGTAGCCAGTTGCGACTTCACCAACTGCCTGATGCGCGTGACTCACGCCAGCGAACTGTTCCATGTACCAGGGAAGCCCAAGATCAAACGTACGATCAAAAAAATATGTTTGCTTTTGTGGAGGGAGATACACCTGAGGATGATCTCGTAATGCGGCGTCGAGCCAAGTGGTACCACAGCGTTGACACCCTACAACTAAGAAGTTCAGGGGAAGTTGAGCAGCGCTGTTTTGCTTTTCTGTAGTGATAAGGCACCTCAGGACAAGCCCATTAATTAAGTAGCCTGTTTCTTGTCCAAAGCACAGGCCAGCATACGATACAGAGTCTGGCTGAAGGTTTGCCATCCGGATCGCCTCTCAGACACATCTGCACCATAGCACCGAGAACTGCCCTATGTCTGAAGTCCGCCGTGGCATTATTCGCATTACAACTAACTACGGAAGACTTTTCTCGACATTAGCCATCGGCTTGGCCTTGGTGCCAATTCAGCTGGCGTGGCTCGGCACCAATGGCTTTGGGCTGCTTATGGCGGTAGGGGCAACGGTGGGCTTGGCTGCCATGCTCCGAGACATCATTCGGCATTCTATGGTGCGAGAGCTTGGCGCTGTCTGGCATCTGGCTATTAGCGAGAATGCAACATCTGAGGATCGCGAAAAATTCCGCAGTGTCTATGCGGCGGCATTCTGGCTCTGCGCCGGAGCCTCCATTGTCACGGCTTTGATTTTTGTGGGCTTTGCCGCCTTACTTGAGAATGCCATCTGGCCTTTTGAGGAAATGCCTGAGGCCTACCGCGAGGGTGGTTTGTGGATTCTCATTAGCGAGGGAATTGGAACCACACTCCTGGTTTTGCTCGCACCTGCCTACAACATGTATGTGGTCACAGAACGTTTTCTCGCCAACAATATCTGGGACACACTGAGAAGGGCCTGCTATCTCATATCGGCGGTTGTGCTGTTTAGTATTCTTGGCACAAGTAATCCTGAACAGAGTTTGATCCTTTACGGCGTCTGTTCAGCAGGCCTTTGTGTCATACTTCTTCTTATCGCTGTTGCCCTCATTATGATTCAGATGCCGCTGACCCGGCCACACCTGGGTAAAGCGAAGTGGTCAGCGATGCGCGAAATAGGTGGAACATTTGGATGGAACGGCGGTGTGATCACCGCCATGAATCTACATGAACGCATCGGCTTGTGGATTATGTTGGGTACCTTTGGACTATGGGGCTCGACCGTGTTTGCTCTTGCCCTCAGGCTCGTCGGTTACGTTCGCATGCTCACACTAGGGCTCTCATTTGGGCTCGACGCGGTAAGCGCACGTCTCACGACATCATCCACTGGCCATGAAGATGATGCCACACAGGGCACACTTCGGGCAATCGTGCATCACTCCACAAGACTGCATGGCTATGTTGCATTTCCTGCTGCCATCACAGTCTTTTTACTAGCCGAGCCGCTTTTACGAATCTGGATTGGCGGAACAGTGACAGATCCTGATCCTGAGACAGGTCGAGCCGTCATCTCCGCTGCTGCCGTATTGGTTCAAATCATGGTGTTTGGCATGGCAAGCCGAGCGATTGCGGATGGGTGGATGAAAATTCTCTATGGAGCTGGCCATATAAGGCGCTATGCACCAATCATCTTTGCTGGAGGCATTGCCAATCCACTCATTACATTTGCACTGATCTACTCGCTGCCCGAGGGAAGTCGCTACCAAGGTGCTGCTTGGGGTTTTGCTTTTTCTCTCGTCATTGCACACTTCTTGCTGCTTCCAGCTGCGGGCGCGTCTAAGTTGGGTATGACATGGGCACAGATGCTGGGCGCACTTTGGCGACCATTTTGGATCGCTGCCATTGCAAGCGTGGTTTACCTGATTGCGCTCACCTCTACACTCTGGTGGGTCGTACTCATTGTTTGCAGTTGCTACTGCCTACTGTATGCGATCCTCTGTTTTTTCCTTGGCTTGGAACCATCGGAACGAAAAGGGGTATCCCAGTTGCTAAAGCGAAAACAATCACCACAAAGCATGTCCCATCTTTAGCCTCCAACGATATATAGAGGGCCTGCCAAGAAGGATGATGCCCTTGGAGTCCAAATTAAAGATAGTTGTCCCCATGCCCAATCTAAGAACAACTTTCAATAGTGGGATTGCTTAGTGTGAGGCTGGGCAAGTCGCCATTCAGTGGACTTGTACCAACGGGAGACCATGATCATGATTAAGACAATTGCGATTGCCACGCTGACAGGGATTGCTGGTATGGCACTGGCCCACCCAGTTCATACGGAACTTTCAAACCAGGATCCTGCAAGGCCAAACCGGCCACCCATCAATGAAAACGAACAGACGCTGCCAAAACCTCAAGTACGCATGGAGATTAAGGATGGCGTAAGGCACATCAAAGCCAATGGCATTCCCAATCATGTCACCGGCAAGTTTCCAGGCCGTCGCAATCCGAACTCTATTTCGGCGCAGCAATATCACTTCATGATGCCAGTGACGCCCACGATTGCTTCTTCTTCTCAGCCTGTCGGAATGGCTTTCTTCGGTGTTGCTACCAATGGCATCCCATTTGAAGCGGGCACGGCCGAGTGGTGGAACAATGATCGCCGCTCAGGCTGGCATATTGAAGCGAATACTGGATTTGCCGATCTCGGACTGGATATGAACCATGCCCATGTTCAACCAAATGGTTCCTATCACTACCACGGGCTCCCCACAGTCTGGCTAGAAACATTGGGCAATCAACCCGGAGCACGCGCACCACAACACCTCGGTTGGGCCGCTGATGGCTATCCCATCTATGCGCAGCTTGGGTATAGCGATCCAATGGATCCACAAAGCGAAATAAAATCATTGCAACCCAGCTACCAACTCAAACCAGGCACACGACCCGAACCGCCAAGTGGGCCTGGCGGACGCTTCGATGGACGCTATGAGGAGGACTTTGTTTATGTCGCTGACTCAGGTGACTTAGATGAGTTCAATGGCCGCTATGGTCGCACCCCTGAATTCCCAGAAGGCACCTATTACTACGTGGTGACTGATGCCTTTCCAAATGTGGCACGGTCCTGGAAAGGCATTCCGAATCAAACCTTTATGTCCAAAGGTGGTAGCGATCGACGTGGCCGAGAAGGTCGCGGCGGCCGGCCAGGTCGTCCAAATCAGCAACCAGGACGCCCGCCTCGTCGACCGGGCGATGGTCGCGGGGGACGCTAGGTCAAATTACTCAGGCGTAATTTGGCCCAGTGGCTTCCACTCATTTTGGGGCACCTTGATCATGTCTGAGGACAGAATGGTCACAGACGTATCAGTGGTGCTTGCAAGACGATTTCCCATCATCAGCACCATTTGGCCAATGGTCTGACGCTCAAGATCATTGAGGGCATTCCAATTATCGGCATTGACATACAAGCGGGTCGGCTTGAGGCCCATGCCAGTAATCACATCAGTGGCCATGAGATCCTGCATCCGCTCGGTAAAAACATGATCCTGAGCTGATGTGGGTAGCCATGCAGGTGGCGGATCGCCTTTGGTCCAAATCGCCGGCTGCACATTCCCTTCCAGGAGTGGCTCAACGGCGGCTGTTGAGGCTGGAACGCTCTCTTTTCCGGTGATGGTCTCGTCGTCGCCGGGGTTCATGACCCAGC
The sequence above is a segment of the Phycisphaerales bacterium genome. Coding sequences within it:
- a CDS encoding YHYH protein, encoding MIKTIAIATLTGIAGMALAHPVHTELSNQDPARPNRPPINENEQTLPKPQVRMEIKDGVRHIKANGIPNHVTGKFPGRRNPNSISAQQYHFMMPVTPTIASSSQPVGMAFFGVATNGIPFEAGTAEWWNNDRRSGWHIEANTGFADLGLDMNHAHVQPNGSYHYHGLPTVWLETLGNQPGARAPQHLGWAADGYPIYAQLGYSDPMDPQSEIKSLQPSYQLKPGTRPEPPSGPGGRFDGRYEEDFVYVADSGDLDEFNGRYGRTPEFPEGTYYYVVTDAFPNVARSWKGIPNQTFMSKGGSDRRGREGRGGRPGRPNQQPGRPPRRPGDGRGGR
- a CDS encoding sulfotransferase; the protein is MANLQPDSVSYAGLCFGQETGYLINGLVLRCLITTEKQNSAAQLPLNFLVVGCQRCGTTWLDAALRDHPQVYLPPQKQTYFFDRTFDLGLPWYMEQFAGVSHAHQAVGEVATGYCLLDAIPRMAQALPDVRLLMIMRHPVDRAYSNYQARCVEQGWSSFAQAVKDDDDLLARGRYSEQLEKLLEYYPQERIKLLFYDDLALDDREFISAIYEFIGVDPQHTPAAIGQMKNAAMFPLIRSAAKRLGVAPLLGAISKTAVGTAVRKTHKRSGKRGYEPMSPAMRQELLEYFKPYNKRLAEIADRDLSDWEV